From the genome of Adhaeribacter pallidiroseus:
AAGGTTTCGGATTGTTTAATCCACGATAGCTGGCTAAAATGCGTACGGGCAATAATATATACCAACCCACCGAACAACATAAAAGAAAGCAGTCCACCCATAATTTTATTTCCAGATTGGGATTGAATAAAAATAGTATCGCCCCGGTTACTCAGCATAATACCGAATAATATTAAGACCAAAATACCGCCTACGTACACCATTAATTGGGTTACAGCTAAAAAATCGGCCATTAATAAAACATACACGGCGGCTAAACTCAGCAAGGTAATTAAAAGCATAAAAACGGCGTGCAGCAGATTTTTCATAAAAACCATCAACAAAGCCGTGCACAGCATTAGAAA
Proteins encoded in this window:
- a CDS encoding NADH-quinone oxidoreductase subunit J family protein, whose translation is MVLILFYTFAFLMLCTALLMVFMKNLLHAVFMLLITLLSLAAVYVLLMADFLAVTQLMVYVGGILVLILFGIMLSNRGDTIFIQSQSGNKIMGGLLSFMLFGGLVYIIARTHFSQLSWIKQSETFVSTGAKSTLHGIGINLMTNFALPFEVASVVLLIALMGAAFISSQIK